Part of the Falco rusticolus isolate bFalRus1 chromosome 2, bFalRus1.pri, whole genome shotgun sequence genome is shown below.
AGTGAAAGGAACTCAGGTGGGGAACATGTGAACTCCCTGAATatacacaagtccatgggacctgatggtGTACACCCACAAGTTTTGAAATAGTTGGCTCTTGTCATTGCGAGGCCACTCTGGATTATCTCTGAAAGGTCATTGTGATCAAGGAAGGTTCCTGATGACTGGGAAGAAAGCAGACATCATTCCTGTCTTCAGGAAAGGCAAGAAAGCAGATTGGAGAACTACAGGCTAGTCAGCATCATCGGATCTCTGGCTAGGTCATGAAACAAGTCCTCCCAGAAATCATTTTCAGACACACAAAGAACAATAGAGTGACTGGGGATAGCACAGATTTATGAAGTGGAAATCTTGACTAACCTGATAGCCTTCCATGATGAGGTAGAGGACTGTCTTGGTGGGTGAGGGGAGAGAAGTGGATGTTGTTTATTTTGACCTTAGTATAGCTTTTtacactgtctcccataacatcctcagACAAACTGATGAAGTACGGATGAAGTAAGTGGGTAGTGGACTGAAACCTGGCTGACCTGACAGGCTCAcagggttgtgatcagtggcacaaagtccaGCAGGAGGCCAGTCATTAGTGGTGTACAGCAGGGATGAATATGGCGGCTAATACTGTTTAGTGTCTTCGTTCATAACCTGGACAGCAGGACAGAGTGTGCTCTCAACAAGCCTGTGGATGATGTAAGATTTGGGTGAGTGGTTGATAAATGAATTAGTtctgctgccattcagaggggaaaaatggtCATGTACCTGTACAAGCTGGAGGCTGACCAGCTGGAAATCAGCTTTACAGAGAAGGCCCTGGGGGTCCTAGTGGAGACTtaagttgaacatgagccatcAATGCAGCATTGTGGCTAAACAGGTCAACAGCATCCTCGGCTGCATTTGGAAGAGCCTCACAAGGAGGCCTGGTGGGGCAGTCCTTCCTCTCTACTCAGCCTTGGTAagaccacatctggagtgctgtcCCTTGTGCTGGGCTCCTGAGTACAAGATACATCTTGACATGCTGCGGAGAGTCCAGCAGAGGGCCACCAGTATGGTCAGGGGCTGGAACATTTGGCATacgaggagaggctgagagagctgggattgtttagcctggagaagagaaggcatAGGGTCGACCTTACCAGggtgtataaatacctgatgggagggAACAAAGAAGAGGGAGACGGGCCCAGTGAAGAGACAAGAGGTAATGTGctcaaactgaaacacaagaaattccatttaaagaaaaagcttttttactgTTAAGACTGATGGACTAGAAAAACAGTTTCCCCAGAGAAGTTGCgtagtctccatccttggagacagtCAAAACCAGACTGACATGGTCAGTTAACATCCTGCTGTAGTTGATGTTGTTTTGAGTGTGGATGATCTCCAAGAGGTCCCTTCCTACCTCAGCcattcaatgattctatgaaaacatGCCTGACCAGCTGATTGCTTTCTTCCATGAGGCAAGTGGTGCTGTGGACATGGGGGAGTCGGTGGATTTTACATGCCTTAACTTTATCAGTGCTTTTAACCCAGTCTCCCATTGTGTCCTTGAAGCCAGATTGGTGAGGTATGTACTGAATAACTGGACAAGAAGGGTGGAAAATTGGCTGGACTCTCGATGGAGTTATGGTCATTAGTGCAAAGTCCATTTGGCAGGTATTAATTAGGGGAGGACCCCTCAGAGAtcagtactgggaccagtaTTATTTAATGTCTTCATTAGCGACCTGGATGATAGGGTGGAGTGCACTTTAAACAAGTTTGTGGGTGATGCAAAATTGGTGGCAGTGGTCATATATGTTGGAAGGCAGGGCTGCTATTGAGAAAGACCTTGGCAAGCCcaagaaatgggctgacaggaacaTGATGAATTGGCAAGTCCTGCTTCAGGGATGGAACAACCCCAGGCTGTCGCAGTGCAGGCTGGAGGGGGGAGAAGTGCTTGGGAAgtagctctgcagagaaggacctgtTGATCTTGGTGGAAAACGAGTCAACAGTGTGCTCTTGCAGCCAAGAAGGCCAACCATCTCCTGGACTGTATTAGTGAGAATCTGGCCAGTAGGTCAAGGCAAGTAACTCTGTTTGTCTAGTTGACACAGCACTCAAGATATGGTCTCACAAGTGCCCAGTTCTGGGATCCTCAgtacaagaaaaatatgaacACACCTGAGCAGGTCCACCAAGTGTTGGAGCATGTGACATACAAGGAAGGGCTGAGAGAACTAGGTCTTCCCAGCCTCAAGAGGAGAAGGCAAAGAGGAGACACCTTACTGCTGTCTACAGGTAGCTGATCAGAAGCTATAGAGAAGCTGGGGCCAGACTCTGCTTGGAGGTGCACTGAGGTAGTGCCAGAAGTAGTGGATGCAAGGTGGAATGTGGGAAATTCTGCCTAGATGTAAGGGTTTGATTTAGTTTTTAAAACCATGGGGGTAGCCAAACACTGACAGAGGTTGCACAGAAAGATTGTGGAActtccatccttggaggtgttcAAGGCTCAACTTGACATGGCCCTGAGCAAGCTGATTTGATAAGACCTGCTTAGAGCAGTGCGCTGGACTAGCTGATATCTGGAGGTTgcttcaaaaatacttttttcctgaattctgCATTTTACTAGGGTTgtgatttccatttttatttgtaaatgtgAAACAGggacataaaaatgtatttgactTAATTTCCGTTGtggatttattttaacagataAACTGCTTCCTTGAAAacattctatttttaaacagactTCTTGAACTCTCCATAACATTTGGATCTTACTACTCTCTACAACTAACTGAAAGAAGattgtaggcaggtgggggtgggtcTCTTCTGcaaagtaacaagtgacaggacaagaagaaatggcctcaagttgcaccaggggaggtttagattggatattaggaagaatttcttcactgaaagggtggtgaagcattggaataggctgcccagggaggtggtggaatcacccatccctggaagtgtttaaaaaacatgtagatgtggcacttaggggcatggtttagtggtgggcttggcagtcctgggttaacggttcTTGATGATCTCAggggtcttttccaacctgaatgattctatgattctactcTCTACATTTCTGACTTCAGTATTATATTCACTCTGAGCACAAATTCTGTGAAGGATTTCCTTGAAGGAAGAGAGTGTTAACATGATGATCTTTAACCTTTTAGATTTGGAGACTTGTATGTGGGAGAACAATATGTCTTGATTTGAAGGACACATTCTGCAGCTGTCTGCTCCTTTACAACTTTAGAATATTTGAAAGAAGATATGGCAGCAGAAAATTTTCAGTAAGTtccagttactttttttttttaacaaaacctgTTTTAGAGTCTTGTAGCCTTGGATTAATATTACAGTTTTGTTACTGACATTTTATatagaaatacatattaaaGGGGTTGAAAGAGAATTTGGTTTCCATAAATAAGAATTTATATTGACAATGTCTTGCAGTCAGTGGATTATTCTAATTAAAATTTGCAGCTGTATCAGTTGAAAGTTACCAGACCCATATAATCTAATTTTGGTAACACCTGTAACTCTTAATTCTTCAGTATCTAGACATGTACATCTGGAATTATGTTGTACTAAagattttatttgtctttattgGACTAGTATAGTGGTTTCcttgtttttacttttaattagaGATACattaaaaccttatttttaactgttgaatttgaattaattaagattaaactttttctttccagtcctTTTTACTGGGTGCTTGGATGCTCTCAGCTTTGTTTGATCTTCTCCTTGTAGAAATTGCTCAGTATATATTTGGCATCACCATCAACAGCTTGCCTTCTGGTTTGTAAGTAGCTCCTAATGGATTGGTTATTTTAGATACAGTTTCAAGTGATTATTTGGTGCAGATTTTAGTTGGAAAAAACTTTCTTCATGTATCTcttcaatttaaatttaatcttcTTTTGAACTACAGTGTAAAAGTTCTTGGCATAGctattatattttcaaatgttcatTTCTTAGTTGTAATCTGTGGTTagttaatttataatttatCTATATAATGATTACTTTCCATTATGTTAGTCCCATTTCCACTGTTGGCATGATTGAAACATGGCTTGAAGTGCGCAAATTATTACTGTGTCTGGTTTTGCTCAATTTGCtaaatctgaaaactgaagtcagATGGGTGctgatttctttcttaacaCAAAGGCAGCACAACTGTAATCCATATTTTTATGTTCACTGTTAAATGCATATGTAGTTACATGCATTTCATACtggtattttgtattttttgtgtttcagaatTTGAGGGCTAAAGCACACTATTCCATTTAGTGCTTACATCTGAAGTTCTTAAAGCTTTAAGGTTATTTAGTGGTTCAGTTTAGCTAATACAATAACCTGTATTTGAGTTTTCTGCACTTAGAAAGAGATGTACATGATACAGTAGAACCGTAGAGCCTTTATGGTTAAGCTTCTGACAGTTGAGAGCAGCCTCATACAGACTTGGGTTTCTATGTGTGGCACACTCTGAAGTAATAATAAAAGCTCTTAGAGTAAGATTTTTAATTGTAAACACCATAAtaggctttttttatttctgattttttagtGTGTCCCTTGAAAGTAGCTAAAGGCTGATgtaataaggaagaaaaagcatgtgtttggcattttaaagatacagtttTGGAAGTGTGTGAGTATTCAAAAGGAGCTGAAAGCTTGAGTAGTACAGTGGTTACTCATGTTTGCTATCTGAAGTTTGTTGCTGGGACATAGGCTGCTAGTGTGtctggaaaaagtattttcagctgtgtaaaaAGATACTTGGTGCAAGAGTAGGGTGTTATAAATGTGCACATCATACCCACAGGGAAATAATGTTTGACTGTTACAcgttttggtggtgtttttgtCTATGAATGCAGAATGTGGTCAGTTACAAAGTAGTCTGCATCAAAGCAGTTTTTTAGTTGAATGAAATATATATGGTACTTACATACTCTTCCTCTTTAAGTCATGCTAACACTGATCTTGGGAGAATGAATCTAATTTTGGAAGTGTGGGATATACAGTACTTTCAGGAGCTTTTGGTTGTGCAAAtataaaaaagtaatatataCATTCCATcatcatttttcagtgttgcctACTTTATTATACTAATAGTCACTTTTTCATGTCTGACTATACACAATCTTTTGAGATGACAAAAAGGATTTGCAAATCTAACACTGATAGTAGGCTTTAGTTAATTTCAGATTTACAAAAGTTGTTGAGCAAATGTAAAGAGGTGCAATTATTCTGCTTCTCTCATATTTACAGTGCAAAAAATGTATCTGTTATTTCTGGCTATAGAACATTATTCAGTGTAGTCTAAATGCTAGAATTTCAAAAAAGAATCACTTGTTTACATTATAAAAATCCCCTGacattcttttctctttttatatcATTTCACTGTTCATGTTACTGAGTGATCTTACACTTGCAGTTCGAAAACTTTTCCTGCGCACACTTCGAAGGTAATTGCGATAAAGGATTACACTGATGACTCTTGCCTGAAATTGTTTAGAAACAATATAGTACAGTATAACATCCAAGCATGTACTGAGATTCATGAGAAAGGTGGtaaaggctgcccagggattGTAAGATGTATCTTCAACTTGCAACATCAGGAAGGTGAAGCAAATGTGGAAGGGTACAAAGCAGATGAGTACTTGAGCAATCAGAGTAACTATAATTCTTATGGATCTCTCCTTGGCCTTAGGCTTCAGTTTGGAAGTCTTGCCACGGATAAAATTGTAAATAATGACTAGGTAACACCCCATCATGATAAACAAAggaatcaaaaagaaaaaaatcaagcgAGAAAAGTTCAATGTATTTACTTCCTTTAAATGGATGATATCAAGCATTTTCATGCAGGTGGTGAAATTTGAGGCTTTGTCTGGATCAGATTGTAAAAACAGCAATGGGGACGTTGTTGCAAGGGTCATTACCCAGATTCCAGTGCAAGCCAGCacagctttttttgtattttttagttCTTTGACATGTTTGGGCTGGACAATAGCCATAAATCTGTCTACACTTATAAAAGTGAGCAACCACAGAGCAATGGCTGGATAGAATATAGTGAAAGCACTGATAATCCGACAGAATGTATCTCCAAAAGGCCACGTTTCTTTTCCATGGTAGATTAACCgaaaaggcaaggaaaatataaaaattatgtCAAGTAATGCCACATTCATCATATATACAGTTATAGTTGTTCTCTTCTTGGTAGTGCAGCTGAAAACCCATAGTGCCGTGGCATTCACCAGCAATCCCACTGCGAACACAAAACTGTAGAAGACCAGCGATGCAATCCTGTATTCTTCAGGGTGGTGATTTCCAGGcatcatattttaattttgtttaggAATAGTTGTTGCACTCCATAAATAGCCTAAAACcagacaaaatacaaaaatgttattCTCAGTCAAAtaacaactttaaaaacaagcaagatTGTTGTAGGATGGTGTTTAGCGATGAGATTGTTGTTTAGCTGTGAAAATGTGCTagctttgttgctttttctgacTAACAATACATTATTGTGCTCTGAAGGAAATACATGTACTGTCAGACTTGTGAGAAATAGTATTTATAAGctagttttaattaaatatttttaactaagagatttcttttatattctttttaatgtctGACAATATTCACAATCTTTTGAGATGACAAAAGCATTGGAAAGTTTTTGGAAATACATTGGAAACACTAGGGTTTAGTTCACTTCAGATTTACAAAAGCTGTTGAGCAAACGTAAAGAGGTGCAAAGGAATCAAAAAGTCAAGATTGACCAGCTACTTTGAGTGTGCCTCAGTAGCTGATAATTAGATTGAAACAGCTATAATTGAGGTGAGAGctattttctaaagaaaatgtttcaagttGTCCCTGTTGAATAGTTAATGACTGAAAGTAGTTACCCTAAGAACTAAGTGAGCATGGCATGTAGTGGTATTTGGATATGCAAAGTGGAGTGGACTTTGTGTTTCATCTGTGTCGGAGCTACTTAGCTCCCAAAAGAATAGATGCGTGCTGTTGCTCGTAAAAGACACTACAAAGCTATCTTAATAGCTCTATAACTTCTAATACAGTATTTAGTCCCAGGGCATCAGAACCAACTACCTGACATATGGATGAGATTAAAATTGATAGATTTCCTgttttaagaaagtaaaaaagatgGGAAGCAGTGCAGTCTCCAACCAGGCCCTATGTGAACAGGTATGTTGGGGGGGGATAGTTGCTGGCTGGTAGCCAGCTGCTCCAGAGCAAAGTGTGTTGCTTCCCTCAGCTTCTTGGTCATAGGAGTTTGACATCTGAAAAGTCATTATGCAGACTAAGGTGATGAGAGCTGAAAGAGATTATCACTTTGTTTACTCTGGAGCCATTTGAGGATGGCAGATCTTACCTGGTGTTGGCATGGGTGCTTTGGTTGACCTGCACACTCTCACTTTCCAGACTCTTCCTTTGGTCACAGTTTTGTGACTTTGCATGGGAAGGTTCCTCTTATTTGGCTTTTTACTCAGCCCTGTGGCCGCTTTGTGaagaagagcaggaggaaagagtTAGTTGTTTGTTCTTCCCACTTGTGACAGACAGCCAAGTAGAAGTTTTACGGTATCAGTTAGGCACCAAAACTGTTCTTAAGAGCAGAAAAGTGCATAGTTCCTGCGTAGTTTATCTCCAGAAGTGGAGAATGCATTAAAGAAAGCTTATTATTGCTGCTTGTGTGGTTTATGATTTCACTATAATGTTACCAGGTACTTTTTTCAGTGGTATAGGAATACATAGGGGTTTGAACCAGTGGTTATTAATCTAGCATCCTGGTTTGAAATAGGCAAATATTAGCTTTTTGAGAAGAGTATCCGTGGTCTAACTAACTTAAGTGTGATTTATTAAATCTTTCTTCAGGTTAGTTTCTGCATTGAAATATGAAGTTTGGACTTCAATTTTCTTACAGTTCTCCAagtttacagattattttttttttaaaaaaaaaaaacatacagataTCTAGCCCTGACCTTTTGtctcaaagatattttttttctagctgtacAAAATGAAAAGGTGTGTTTTCTGGTCTGAAGAGGTCATTAGAACCTGTAATAGATTCTGTGTTTTGTATGGGAAAAGCTGTATGTATAATACTGACAAAAAACAAGTTTGGAGGGCATCTGCATGAATACATCTACAATACCTCATTGCGTGAagaacactaaaaataaaaaaaatcaaagagatAGCAGACCTTATGGAAAGATAGATGGCATgtgcttgaaagaaaatttttgtaGTGCGTGCACAGTTGAAATATTTGGCATACTGCCCCACTTCATTACTGTTGCATAAAATTGTCCAAATATTGCTTAACACCCCGTCCCTGCACATTTTAacgggtttttttcttctgttttgttctggttttatttctcttgctaGTGGTTGTGTATGACATAGTGCATGACTATCTATCTGAAGATCCTGACTGATTTAGCAGGTGAATTTAGTAGTAATGTATAGGATAGTAGAATTCACTTCTCAAAGATTAATGTTAATAAACAgcctgggttttggttttagttttgctcttctctcctttGGACTTAAAGTGACTGTAATTGTTCCTGGGCAGGTCCTCCTTCCAAAATAACCAGCAGGCTGTTGTTGATGGGTAGAGAGGAAGCTGAATCAGGTGTGAGCTTCTATCAGGAAAACCTGTGTTTCCATCCTTGTTTGCTGGTTATCTCaagtttgtgctgcttttgagaTATAGCAAATAATGGACCTACTGTAACAAATAGGGTTCTTATTTTGTTTAGTTGTTGAAGACACTGTTCCCAAACTTTGTGGGTTTAAATGCATGTCAGTGTTACAGTTCGGTATTTCTCCTAGAACTGATTTTTAAGAATCTAAAATTTAACAGTTATGTAGGTAAGAGATAATGAGATTTTTAGAAGGTGTGCAGTTACCTGTTTGCATTTATACACAAATGCGGatgttctcctttttcatttgtacttGTCTGCATGGAGTTCAGGTTGATATCTCTCACATCAGCCCAAGTAGATCTTTGGGTCCTTCTGAGTGGATGGATTTGCCCTAGTTGCCATTTTTTGTAATGGGAACACTTGCTGCTATTGATTAAAGCACTTGCTGAAGAGCCCCTGGAGTCACTGGTTTCTGGAGTCTGTCTGTGTTAATACTGAATGATTACTCTGATGTTGGTCTGTATGTTTTATCAGTTGGTTATAATTTTTCAATGATAGCTGAGGTCCTGAATGTCTAATGTGAATTGTGAAGCCCATCTAGGTGCTGTGTACGAGAAGAAAGACTTTCAGAACAAAACTagaattaaatcttttcttccagGTTCCTACTATGAGTTAAGCAACACTGAGTCCATTTAAaggtgcatgtgtgtatgtcCCTTAGCaatccccctttttttttttctttggctgtcCCTTATGTTTGCTCATATTTCCCTGAGGAAAACATGGCTTTCAGTGAAGTACAGAGAGAGCAAGCAACACGATCTTCTGCTTTTagtttaatgaaaacaaatgcttttttcctttagtggtaacacaccagtgtttttagttattgcatatttttaaatttattgttAAAATCCTAAACAACAGTATTTATGGTACTATGGTacattttgcaaatgcagtCATTTTGCTTTCAATGTTATTTATAGAATGCTACTGATACTTTGAAAGTGCATTGAAGAATTAAATCTTTTCACTAGTTCTAGAATTAATGCCTGTGTTCAGCTTCTGAAGAAAGAAGTCTATCTTAGCAACATGCATAAACATCCAAGTTACTTTGTGAGCGTAGCATAGTGGATTATTACTCACCTTTTGTGCACTACAGCGTTTCTTCAGAGATGCTCCTTTCATAGCCCCAAATCTGTAGAAGGTTTAGACTTCCTCTTCTCTGCTCAGCTTCACTTAGCTAAAATAGCTCCTCTTCAGACAGGAAGCAATGACGTAATCTAGCTGGTTCTGAGGTCTTTTATTGGTCATACTTAAAAGTTAATATTTCACTTATGTGTGGTGTCTGTGAAGTGATATTTCTAGTACCTTTCAACAGACAAGCGTTTGTGATGTTTCCAGTGTGGTCAAACTGGGCTTTGTACtatgtatctttttaaaatacatttttaaatgtttgtggtATAGTGAAAGCGTATTTTTGGCTAATATTTACATGCAATTGTATCTGTAAGCATAAACATCTTGATTGTGCAGAAGTTTCTAATAAGCAtaatgtaaatgtattttctgtagagcgtgttgtgttttttgtggAAATCCCCATATTATTTATATTGCCTTGGATAGTAGTCAGTGTGAAAGTGACAGAAACTTGCTACATTTGAAATGAG
Proteins encoded:
- the GPR18 gene encoding N-arachidonyl glycine receptor, encoding MMPGNHHPEEYRIASLVFYSFVFAVGLLVNATALWVFSCTTKKRTTITVYMMNVALLDIIFIFSLPFRLIYHGKETWPFGDTFCRIISAFTIFYPAIALWLLTFISVDRFMAIVQPKHVKELKNTKKAVLACTGIWVMTLATTSPLLFLQSDPDKASNFTTCMKMLDIIHLKEVNTLNFSRLIFFFLIPLFIMMGCYLVIIYNFIRGKTSKLKPKAKERSIRIIVTLIAQVLICFVPFHICFTFLMLQVEDTSYNPWAAFTTFLMNLSTCLDVILYYIVSKQFQARVISVILYRNYLRSVRRKSFRTASVRSLSNMNSEMI